In the genome of Succinivibrio dextrinosolvens, the window ATGAATTTTGCTCTTAACAGAAGCTGTCGCAAAGGCTCGAACAGAATATACTTACCTTTGTTTTTATCAACGTCAGGTCGATAAAACTCTTCGAGGATCATGAGAATCATAATGCAGACAAGCTTATTTAAGACTTCTACATCCATTTCATATAAGAAACTCTCAAAATCAGAACCAAGAAGGTACTCGTTTTCTCTACCCTGTTCCAGATAATGCAGAATGATAGACATATAGCTTTTTATATCATTGCGAGTAGAGATAAATCTGACAAACATCTTATATTCAGGCTTTTCTTCCAAAAGCTGTTCTATAACACGAAGACAGATTTCAAAGGAATTACGGTTCACCCTGTAGAAAAATGGATTGAAACTTTGTTGAAGAACATCTTTAGGGAAAGCAGGACTGCAGACATAATCAGCACCAGACTCAAAGGCAATGGAGGCTTTGTTAACATTATCGCAGCGATCGCAGATAATCTTAATCCAAGGCGCCTTTTTCAGAATATTTCTTGCCAAAATGAACTGCTCTTCAATATCCTGAGTCATGTCAATAACTGCATAGGAAATTGAACGGATCTCTCTGAACCAGTTGGTGTAAACAATCGTATATACATCAGCTGCTATAGTCATGCTCTCTTTTTTCAAAAGATTCAGCTGATGCAAAAAGGAAATTGCAGAATCCTGCCGATCCTGAAGGTGCAAGATAAATCTTGTTGCAGGAAGAGCTCGTGCATATTTGGTTAAATCCGGACACAGAGGAAATTCTGTCATACAGATTCCGTTTCTCTGTGTAAAAAGCTCGCTATGTCTTCTTGTATAAAAACCAATAGAAATATGCCTTACATGTTTTTTCTCAATCATGTCAGGTCTAAAACTGCTCTCACCTGCAGTATATCTGAACACATAACAAAGCAGATTTGCTTTTCTATCAAAAACAGGAGTTCTTGTAAGAATATTACAGCGATCTTTTGAGCGCACAAATTTTGGTGATTTTGAACGCAACTGTTCTGGAGTTAACGGTGAACTAGCATTTGTTAAGCTATTTGGATTTATATAAGCCATTTATATCCATCATACCAAAATTCAAATCTTAACGGTGATTTGGAAGAACCTGTATTTAGAGTTTAGATAATTGTTAAATTATTTTCTTAAATACAGATCTGAAATTTATTATTATCTGAAAACAATTATATTGTAAATCATACTAATAGTCTTTAGCAATTTTGTTATAGACCATGATATATGATTTGCAGAGCACATCATACAAAAAGAACCACTTTTAGATTCACGACAGCTTATTCAGGCACTTTAACTGCTATATTTTCTTTGATATGAGTAATTGAGTAATTGCTTAATTCCATTGAATGAAGAGCTATTGAAAATTTATTCGTCTATATGAGTGAAAAATAAACAGAATAAACAGACCTAGAAAAAAACTTTTAGACTAGACGGGATCGGAATTTCTTTTCTGTGAAGCTGCAGATACCTTATCAAGCTTTGTTGAAAGCTCCCCTATTGCATAGCGCTTGTTTCTGTTAATTCTTGCTGAAGCCATCTGATAAAACTTGTCATCATCAACGGAATAGATTGCAGCATTTTTTCTATCAATGAAAACTCTTGCTATCTGATCTTTATAGTAATGGTGATTGATTCCGCGTTTTACGGCTCCAGTGAAGAATCTTGGTTTAAGACTTCCGCATTCCTTATACAAAACAGCAGAACTTCTAGGTTTAATAAGCTTACCAGAAGATGAAGATTTAACATCAAAAAGAACAATTGCGTAAGCTTCAACAGTAATAGGAGCTGAATCCATACGCAGTTTCTTTCTAATTCGATTAAATCTTATAACTCTGTAAATGTACAACAGCTGATAGAAGGCAACCAGAATAGATAAGGTATAGAAATGATCATGGAAAACTGCAATATTTCCACTTGAATAGCAGTATACCAGTACGCCAAAAAGGAGCCAGAATACGTAGAATGATAAACCAAAGCCTTTTTTTACAACTGTATCTACCACATTTACGTCAAACCTTACACCTGCTCTTTGCAAGTAAGATTGCAGATACACATTTGGTGGAAGGTTTTTCAACGTAATCTCCTGTTTTTAGCGGTCTTTTACTTCAAACCAGAACTGTTTCTCAAGACTGATAAACAGAGACTCTACTGGTGCATTGTTCTTCTGTGTAGCTAAGCTTACCACGAAAATAACCAGTGATGAAATAATAAATCCAGGAACAAGTGAATATAAATCAAAGAATTGACCTATTTCCCAAATAATAACGGTTGCAGCGCCAGCAATCATACCGCAGATAGCACCAGCAAGTGACATTTTCTTCCAGAATACAGAGATTAAAACTGCAGGACCGAAGGAAGCTCCAAAACCAGCCCAGGCATAGGAAACAAGTTTTAGAATACCGGAATTAGGATCAAGTGCAATAACATAGGCAACAGCTGCTACAAGAAGAAGCATACCTCTTCCAACCCAGATAAGTTCTCCCTGAGAAGCATGCGGACGGATAAGTCTGCAGTAGAAATCAGCAGTCAGTGTAGTTGATGAAACCAGAAGCTGACATGATAAAGTTGACATAACCGCAGCAAGAATAGCAGATAAAAGAATACCGGCGATCCATGGAGAAAACAGACACTGAGTAACAATAATAAAGATCTGTTCTGGATTATTTACGGTAATCTCAGGATGTTTTGCGGCAAATGCAACACCGTAGTAACCAACCATAACCGCACCGGTAAGGCAGAAAATCATCCAGCTGATACTGATTCTGCGAGCTCCGCCCATACCGCGAACAGAGGCTGCTGCCATAAAACGAACCAGAATATGAGGCTGTCCCATATAGCCAAGTCCCCAGCCGGCAAGAGAAATCATACCGATAACAGTTGTCCCCTTAAGCATATTAGCCATATCAGGGCCCTTCATAGCTACAAGTTCATTAGCTTGCTGAAAAGAACCAACATCATAGATAATGATAATCGGAGTAATGATCAAAGCAAAGATCATCAGAGTAGCCTGAACAGCATCAGTCCAGCTAACTGCCAGGAAACCGCCAATACATACATAAAGAATGGTTGATACAGCGCCAATCAGCAGAGCATTGTGATAATCAAGGCCGAAAGTCTGTTCAAAAAGTCTAGCGCCTGACACCATTCCGGAGGCACAGTAAACCACAAAAAAAATCAGAATAATAAATGCTGAAACAATAGATGTTATACGCAGTCTGTCTTTAAATCTTGCTGCAAAATAATCAGGAAGAGTCAGAGCATCAGATGCATTCTGAGTAAAGGAACGAAGTCTTGCTGCCACAAATTTCCAGTTACACCACTGACCTATAGTAAGACCGATAGCGATCCAGGCCTGTGACAAGCCGGCGACATATAAGGCACCAGGAAGTCCCATTAAAAGCCAGCCGGACATATCGGAAGCACCAGCAGACAAACCGGTAATAACTTTACCTAAACTTCTGCCGCCAAGAACATAATCATTCAATGACGAGGTGGCGCGTGCAGCATAAATGCCAATAACAATCATGGCAAAAATATAAACGATGAATGTTGTTGTAGTTGTAAACATGTTTTGCTCAAATTATTTTTGTTTAAAGATGGGCGTATTTTAGCAGAAACTCGCAGATTTATAAAGGAAAAACCATGTGCGACAAAGAGGTGCACATGGTTATATATCAGCTGAATTTCACACTAGTCCAGAGCTTTAAGAATTGACTTGAAACCATCGTTTAAGAGAGGGAATACAAAACCGTTTTTCGCATTGAGATCTGATGACTCAATGTGGAAAGTGGTTGCACCGCGTTCACGCTTCCACTGGCTTACAGATAGCTTTCTGAAGTACTTAAGAACAAAGCCCTTCAGCTCTTCTCTGGTAAACTGAGTAAATTCGTTTTCAATGGTATCAAGAATCATCTTTGGCATCAGCAGGTTGTTCTGATGTAGAACATGAATTCTATCCAGAACAACATATGGCATCAGATCACGCTCGTCTGTCTGATTTCCACCAGGACGCAACTCTGCGGTAGGAGCCTGAACACAGACCTTCATCATCTGAGGACACTCTAGCTTCAATCCCTTGTCATTTACCATCAGACCGTCTTTTGCAATATGCTCATTGATCTTCAGTACTCTACTCTTTGAAATATCACCAATCGGAGCTACACCGCCTGCGGTATCACCATCCATAGTGCAATAACCTACAGCATCCTCTGAGGCATTGCAGGTAGTAATCAGAAGCTTATTGTATCTGTTGGCAATCATCCAGATACCAGGTGCACGAGAACGGGCCTGAATGTTCTGAAGAGCAAGATCATCCTGTTCCCATGTCATAGGAGTATCAGAGATTGAATTTACAATAGAAGTATACTCCTCAACAAGTTTCGCAATTGACCATTCATGGTGGTCAGCACCAAGGTCTGAGGATACTCCGGCAGCAGCTTCACGGGTTATACTTCCTGATACGATAGATCCCTGATATACAGTTGTTAAAAGATCAGGCATAACCTTCTTTTTTATATATGACTGAAGATCTTCACTTCCTGTATATTTAGGAAGCTTAAAACCACAATGCTCTAGAAGACGACTGTATTTTTCAAAGCCAAGTTCTTCAATTGCGGCAAGCTGACCATAGCATACACATGTAGCACATAAAGCTGAATCAGCACCTCCAGACATTGACAAGGCAAAACCGTGAGAATAGGTCTTGAGCATCCAGTCAAACAAGCCCAGTCCTACAGCACGAACAATGGTGTCATACTGAGATAATCGAGGTGTAATGCCATTTTTGACGGTAAAAAGATCTTCACGCTTGAATGACAGCAGATTTGAGCGGGCAACACATTCACCTTTGTCTGCAATCATGCAAAGAGAGTCAAATACATCAGAACCGCTTTCACAGCCGGAAAGATTAGTTAAAAGAACAGGACACTTTAATGACAGACTCAGAGCCTTAACTTTAAGCTCTCTCTTATCTGCTGAATCAAGTTCAAAACGAGCAGCTTCAGGAATAATAAGAAGCTCGATATCCTGAAGATAATTAAGATCACCCTCGTTAAAGAGAATACCAACGATTCCCTCAGATGTTTCTATGCAGTTGCACACACCATAGTGGTTTGTGCCAATGTTGAACATACACTCATCAGAGTATGGAGTTGAGAAGTTTCTTACTCTTGAATCCTTTGCATTATAAAAAGAATGTGCTGCGGAAATACCCAGAATAGCCCCTTTGCAAACCATGGCATAACAGTCAAAAACCTTTCCGGTAGTATCAGCAAGAGGAAGACCAACACCTACGGTTATTCCTTCAGGGAGCTCATATTTAAGTTTTAAAAGACAGTTAACAGCCCCCTTTAGAAGCTCCTGATGCTCAAACATGTCTCCACAGCCATAGCCGGTAATACATAACTCAGGAAAAGCTAAAAGCTTAATGCCTTCTTTTTGTGATTTTTCCGCAAGATCAAGAATTTTTTTTGTATTTATGTCTAAATCTAGTGGCGTTGTATTTACACGTGCAGCGCCAAAGCAAGTATAATTAAACATTACGGTATCCTCTATACGTTTATTGAGTGTAAAAATAACACATTTTTTAAGTTGTGGAGCATACTCGTCAAAAATGACGCATAAAAAAATAATATTGGGCAAAAACCGTGATAAACAAACAATTCATTATTTCCAGAGGTAACTGTCATCATCTTGGTGCCACCATAGAGAAGAATGGAGTTAATTTTGCGTTCTGGAGTCCTTATGCACAAGAAGTAGATCTGCTTTTATTTGACAATGTTAACGATGATTCACCTTATGTAGTCCACCTTTCAAGCA includes:
- the putP gene encoding sodium/proline symporter PutP encodes the protein MFTTTTTFIVYIFAMIVIGIYAARATSSLNDYVLGGRSLGKVITGLSAGASDMSGWLLMGLPGALYVAGLSQAWIAIGLTIGQWCNWKFVAARLRSFTQNASDALTLPDYFAARFKDRLRITSIVSAFIILIFFVVYCASGMVSGARLFEQTFGLDYHNALLIGAVSTILYVCIGGFLAVSWTDAVQATLMIFALIITPIIIIYDVGSFQQANELVAMKGPDMANMLKGTTVIGMISLAGWGLGYMGQPHILVRFMAAASVRGMGGARRISISWMIFCLTGAVMVGYYGVAFAAKHPEITVNNPEQIFIIVTQCLFSPWIAGILLSAILAAVMSTLSCQLLVSSTTLTADFYCRLIRPHASQGELIWVGRGMLLLVAAVAYVIALDPNSGILKLVSYAWAGFGASFGPAVLISVFWKKMSLAGAICGMIAGAATVIIWEIGQFFDLYSLVPGFIISSLVIFVVSLATQKNNAPVESLFISLEKQFWFEVKDR
- the nadE gene encoding NAD(+) synthase; translation: MFNYTCFGAARVNTTPLDLDINTKKILDLAEKSQKEGIKLLAFPELCITGYGCGDMFEHQELLKGAVNCLLKLKYELPEGITVGVGLPLADTTGKVFDCYAMVCKGAILGISAAHSFYNAKDSRVRNFSTPYSDECMFNIGTNHYGVCNCIETSEGIVGILFNEGDLNYLQDIELLIIPEAARFELDSADKRELKVKALSLSLKCPVLLTNLSGCESGSDVFDSLCMIADKGECVARSNLLSFKREDLFTVKNGITPRLSQYDTIVRAVGLGLFDWMLKTYSHGFALSMSGGADSALCATCVCYGQLAAIEELGFEKYSRLLEHCGFKLPKYTGSEDLQSYIKKKVMPDLLTTVYQGSIVSGSITREAAAGVSSDLGADHHEWSIAKLVEEYTSIVNSISDTPMTWEQDDLALQNIQARSRAPGIWMIANRYNKLLITTCNASEDAVGYCTMDGDTAGGVAPIGDISKSRVLKINEHIAKDGLMVNDKGLKLECPQMMKVCVQAPTAELRPGGNQTDERDLMPYVVLDRIHVLHQNNLLMPKMILDTIENEFTQFTREELKGFVLKYFRKLSVSQWKRERGATTFHIESSDLNAKNGFVFPLLNDGFKSILKALD